The genomic stretch GGCGGCCAGCCGCGCCGGCCACTCGGCGGCCGAGCGGGCACCGCGCTCGCACTCCGCGGTGAGGCCGGCGATCTCGCGGACGGCGGCGGTGACCTCGCGTTCCAGGACTGCGGCGCGGTCGACCTCGGGGAGGAGGGTGCGCAGCTCGGCGGCCTCGTCCCGGAGGGTGCGGGAGAGCACGGTGTCCGCCGGCCGGTCGGCGGCCACCTCCGCCCAGGACCGCTGGGCGGCCGACAGGGCGGCCTCGGCGGTCTCGGCCTCCTGAGCGGCACGCCCGGCCGCCTCCAGCACGTCACGCACCGGCTCGGCCCGGGTGCCGGCCTCCAGGGCGGCCCGCAGGGGGCGCAGGTCGGCGGCCTCGGCCTGGAGGCGGGCGAGATCGGCCCGGGCGCGGTCGCGCCGGACGTGGCGCGCCTCCTCCTCGCGGGCCCGCGCCAGCTCCGCGTCCGCCTGGGCCACCGCGGCAGCGGCACGGGTGGCTGCCTCCTCCTGCCGGGCGAGCCGCTCGGCGGCCTCGGCCCCCACCTGACGGACCCAGCCGGCGGCGTGCGCCGGCTCCGCCGCGCCGACCAGCTCCGGCGCCAGCTCCTCGGGCACCTCGACGTCGGCGACCTGCGCGACCCGGGCGAGCACGGTGCTGGCCCGAACCCGCAGCTCGTCGAGCTCGGCGCGCGCGGCCCGGCGCTGCTCGTCGAGCCAGGTCTCCACCCGGGCGAAACGGCCGACGTCGAACAGCGTGCGCAACAGCCGCTGGCGGTCATCCGGCTCGGCCCGCAGGAAACGGGCGAAGTCGCCCTGGGGCAGCAGCACGACCTGGCAGAACTGCTCGGCGGAGAGCCCCAGCCGGGTGCGCAGGTGTTCGGACCCCTCGTCGATGCGGGTGCTCACCGGCTCCCAGCCGCCGTCGGTGAGCCGCTGGACCGTCAGCCGGGCCTGCTCCGTGGTCCACCCCGTGCCGCGACGCTTGGGACGCTGCTGCTCCGGCCGGCGGGTGACCAGCAGCCGCTCACCGCCCAGGGTCACCTCGCACTCCACCTCGGTGCGCACGGCCTCCCCCGCGTGGTCGCTGCGCAACCGCTTCTCCTCGCCCCGCGCACCCGGGACCGTGCCGTACAGGGCGAAGACGACGGCGTCGAGCAGGGTGGTCTTGCCCGCCCCGGTGGGGCCCCACAGCAGGAAGAGCCCGTCCCGGCCGACGTCGTCGAAGTCGACCTCCACCCGGTCGGCGAACGGCCCGAAGGCGCTCACCGTGAGCCGGTGCACCCTCACTGGGCGGCCTCCTCACGCGCCACGGCGGCCAGCGCCCGGGCCAACAGGTCCCGCTCGCCGCGCGCGGGGGCCACCTGCCGGACGTGGCTCACGAACTCCTCGGCGACCTCGAGATCACCGCGTCCGGAGAGCCGCTCGGTGTAGCTGCGCCCGTCGGCGACCGCCCCCGAGCCCACCCACTCCAGGTGCACAGAGTGCCGGAACCGGCCCTGCAACTGCCGCATCGGATCGGCGGGGCGCACCGCATCGGTCAACTGGGCGGAGACGAAGTGCTCCTCGACCGCCGCCAGCTCCGGATCGGCCAGCAGCTCCGCCAGCTCTCCGCGCAGCAGGGTCAGCTGCCGCGGCGCCGGCAGCGGGACGGGCCGCACCCCGGCCAGTCCGCGGGCGTCGAGGTCGACCAGCCAGGCCTGCTTGTCCTGACCCGCCTCGCCGAACGAGTAGGCCAGCGGCGAGCCGCTGTAGCGGATCCGCGGGGTCAGCGTCTGCGGCCGGTGCAGGTGGCCCAGGGCGACGTAGTCGACGCCGTCGAACACCGACGCCGGGACGAGGTCGACGCCACCGACGCAGATGTCGCGCTCGCTGTCGCTGGCCACCCCGCCGCCGACGAAGGCGTGCGCCAGCACCACCGACCGGGCCCCGGGCCGCAGGAACAGGTCGGTGCGGACCCGGTCCATCGCGGCGGCGAGCACCGCCTCGTGGCTGCGTGCCTCCGGCAGCCCGAGCTCGTGCCGGGCCACCTCGGGCTCCAGGTAGGGCAGCCCGTAGACGGCCACCTCCCCGTGCGCGTCGGCCAGCAGCACCGGCTCGTCGAGCTGGGGGGTGACCGCCCGCACGTGCACGCCGGAGGCGGCGAGCAGCCCCGAGGCGAAGCCCAGCCGCCGGGCGGAGTCGTGGTTGCCGGGGGTGAGCACCACCTGGGCGCCGGCGGCACGCAGCCGGGTCAGCGCCCGGTCCAGCACCGCGGTCGCGTCGGCCGAGGGCACGGCGCGGTCGTACACGTCGCCGGCCACGACGACGGCGTCGACCTGCTCCGCCCGCACGACGTCGGCCAGCCGGCCCAGCACCGCCTCCTGCTCGGCGAGCAGGTCGGTGCCGTGCAGGGACCGGCCGATGTGCCAGTCGGAGGTGTGGAGCAACCGCATGGGCCGGAAGGTAGGTCGGGGTACCGAC from Modestobacter roseus encodes the following:
- a CDS encoding exonuclease SbcCD subunit D produces the protein MRLLHTSDWHIGRSLHGTDLLAEQEAVLGRLADVVRAEQVDAVVVAGDVYDRAVPSADATAVLDRALTRLRAAGAQVVLTPGNHDSARRLGFASGLLAASGVHVRAVTPQLDEPVLLADAHGEVAVYGLPYLEPEVARHELGLPEARSHEAVLAAAMDRVRTDLFLRPGARSVVLAHAFVGGGVASDSERDICVGGVDLVPASVFDGVDYVALGHLHRPQTLTPRIRYSGSPLAYSFGEAGQDKQAWLVDLDARGLAGVRPVPLPAPRQLTLLRGELAELLADPELAAVEEHFVSAQLTDAVRPADPMRQLQGRFRHSVHLEWVGSGAVADGRSYTERLSGRGDLEVAEEFVSHVRQVAPARGERDLLARALAAVAREEAAQ